One segment of Candidatus Kaelpia imicola DNA contains the following:
- a CDS encoding alpha/beta hydrolase: protein MKLMLNRILISILIFSVFMFAYVKYFERKGIYYPTKEIESTPMNAGLKYEDVFFNTDDGLKLNGWFIPAEDPRGTLLFCHGNAGNISHRIEIIEVFNELNLNVFIFDYRGYGRSQGSPTEEGLYRDAQAAYKYLLGRKNINKDAIVIYGKSIGANVAIDLASKVTVAVLIFESGFSSAYDMGKKLFPYLPVKWIITIKYDALAKIKNIAIPKLIIHSQDDEIVPFKLGKKLFEAAPPPKEFYQMQGGHNEAFFMAMKEYSSKINIFLSKYLNPMGLNL, encoded by the coding sequence ATGAAGTTAATGCTTAATCGGATTTTAATATCAATATTAATATTCTCAGTTTTTATGTTTGCCTATGTAAAATATTTTGAGAGGAAGGGCATATATTATCCCACAAAAGAAATTGAATCTACCCCTATGAATGCAGGCCTTAAATATGAGGATGTTTTCTTTAACACCGATGATGGTCTGAAGCTAAATGGTTGGTTTATTCCGGCAGAAGACCCGAGAGGCACACTTCTATTCTGTCATGGGAATGCGGGAAATATAAGCCACCGCATTGAAATCATAGAAGTCTTTAATGAACTTAACCTGAATGTTTTTATTTTTGATTACCGGGGTTATGGAAGAAGTCAGGGCAGCCCAACCGAGGAGGGGCTCTATCGAGATGCCCAGGCAGCTTATAAGTATTTGCTTGGTAGGAAAAATATTAATAAAGATGCAATTGTGATTTATGGAAAATCTATAGGAGCAAATGTGGCTATCGATTTGGCTTCTAAAGTTACAGTAGCTGTCCTTATCTTTGAGAGCGGGTTTAGTTCTGCTTATGATATGGGAAAGAAATTATTTCCATATTTGCCCGTAAAATGGATAATTACAATTAAATATGATGCTTTAGCAAAGATAAAAAATATCGCTATCCCTAAATTAATTATTCATAGTCAAGATGATGAGATTGTGCCGTTTAAATTAGGTAAGAAGTTATTTGAAGCCGCACCCCCACCAAAGGAGTTTTACCAGATGCAAGGGGGGCACAATGAGGCCTTTTTTATGGCCATGAAAGAATATAGCTCTAAGATAAATATTTTTCTTAGTAAATATCTTAACCCCATGGGGTTAAACCTTTAA